CAGCCACGTGGGGGCAAACAGGAACTCTCTGGAGTCGCTCTGTTGGGTTTCACCCAGCAGCTGTTAGACACTAAACTCCCTGTCTGTAATATGaccaaacaacaacagacatgGAAAATATTTAGATGCTTAAATCTTTAAACaatttcctcttcctgctctaaaCATAAACCATTATCCTTTTCTACACCTTCACTCGCTGAAACTGGTCTGTAGCACAATCTCTTTGTTCTCACATGGACTGTTGCTCGTACTCTTTTGTCTTCTACCAAAATACAATTTACAATTTAGTGCAAACATTATATACACCCATGTTCTACCTGCATGGAGATCACGTTTGCTATATACTGATAGGCCAAAATCATTCATAAAAGCTCATGTttcccaaaaacaaacaacatgagACACACAGAAGTGAAATGTGGCAAATTGGACTAAAATAGGTGAAGAGAAGAGCCCATCCATCTGTCACTCCAACCAGCAGGAAAGAGCTACAAAAGACCCAAGTATGACTTGACTACTGGCCTGAATTTGGAAAATTAGTCAACAGTCATGGATCTGCTAATTTCAGACTGCTCACAGCCAGCATCTATCTGGGTGAGGAGGCTTCAAACAAGGACCCAGAGCCTGGCACATATAACCATGAAAGTCAGCTGCACATTTTGCAGTGTGAATGTTATATCATAATATTTGCACTTTCATTAAGAATATAGACAAACAGATGTGGTCTCAGAACCCAAAGAGAAGTGTTTAATGTCTGACACACCTGAATCTTATGCGTTAATCAGCACTGTCTCCAGACAGTGTTCCGTCTTAAGaattcatgcttttttttctttgtgtctatATTTCATTTGTTTCCACCTCTATCAAATTCATCAAATCAAACCAATCTACTGCTGTATTTATGGTAAATGTTTTGAATAGTGTTTAACAAGCACCATTCAAAGGCTCTGTTTCATCTGCTGTGTCCACAAAGCCTAACAACACAGTGCTGGGCctcaacacacacgcacacaacaaAATACACCTTCACAGTCTTACTCTTGATGTGAATTCCCAGTACAACATTGAAGGATATCATTCCAGAACCAGTAAAACCAGGTGGTGTACATCCAGAACTTGGTCGCCAGGTAGATTCCTAAAGGGAGAGCACTGTGCATGGAGTGGTCGAAAAAAGCCCTGCGAGAGAGACCAAAGGGAAAGTAGAGGGTCACAGTCATAGTCAGTTTCCTAAAATGGTTCCTAAAATGAGTTCACATTTTGGAGTTTGCTTTTGTGCACTACTACTTCAGTCAATAATTAGGCACAAGATGTTTCTGCTCTCTTCTGTGTTTTGGTCAAAATGTAATAAGCCAGATATTTGCCACCACATACACTGCTTAACTCATAACTTATGTGTTCAGTAAGTCAAGAGACTTTCTGTACAGATGTAGTGGAAAACATATGGTTTGATGCAGGACTCATGCTTTGATCTGAGTCCTACCATCAGACACGTTGCAGATGGACTCAACAGCGCTCAAATTCACTACTGTTCACTATAAGTAAATATTAAAAGAATTTCAGTAAATATGAAGCTAGCATGATGAGTAATGCGTGTGTTGCATTCAGTGATAACAGTCAAAGGCACGGCAAATTCAAGGACCAGATGGCAGTCATAGGAGTTCAGGCAagcagtaatgtgtgtgtgcgtgcgcgcgAGCGCGCGTGCATGCGTGAAACAGGGAAAAGGAGTAAGTCTTTGTTACTGCATGATAAGGAATGCTGAACTATGTGTGTTCATATGCGAGGTTAATGGTATGTATAGCAGATGTTTTGTAACAACAAAGGTGTGCCTATTATGTGGTGTCAGGACCTGTAAAACTGACTTTGATAATATAGACACAAAATAATATATCCTCTCAAAACATGTACAGGCTTAATCCATGTTAAATGGTTTAGTTAAAGCCATATAACAGTTAAATAGGTTTAACtgttatatacacacacacacagctgtgtgtgtaaaatctgtgtatttttataaaTGAGACATACTTGGACAGGAACTGCACGGCAACCCAGACTCCAGTGTACATGATGCCTTTGATCAGCCAGGAGTCGATGTCCAGGTCAGCGATGAAACCAACCAGCCAGATGACCACAAACGGTGTTCCCAGCATCACCTTCTGCCTGAACTCCTGCAGGAGACACAAGTAAAAGGACAAACGTGACTGTGAGTTAAGAATAATGCCATGTTCAGAAGAAACCACTGTTATTGTGGACTTTCCTGTGAAAGTTTCTTTCACCTCATTCGATCATTCCAACAATGTGCCTGTGACACCGATACAGAGATAATCCCATTTTCGACTGACGTGATCTACAACTAATGCAAACTTCAGAACGAACTCTAGTCTAAAATCTACCTAAGTCTACTGACACTGTTATACTTTTAGTAAATATTTTCAATGGAATTTACCTTAAGTATCTTAAAACATCCCAGCAGACAAGTGAAAAGATGACAACATATTTAAGCAAAATGAACAACAAGTTTGAAGTCATATGGTTATAAATCAAGTAGACGCATTCACagtagaaacacaaacaaaaaaacatgtccacATCTTCCATGGGAGTGGAAAATCACCAGCATCCTGCTCTTCAATCTGAATCAAGTTcaggttttttgtttgttttttttaaatcgggAAACTAGACAACACAGTGTAAAGTAAAAAAGTCAGATCCCTGCTTTGTTCGGTTTTCCGGTGGTTGTCTTGTTAAATGTAAGAGGTCATGTATGACACTCCTTACACTATAACACACTCCTTCCTGACAAACGGAGGAAGCAGCGAAGTTACTAGACTGCAAAGTAAGCACTACTCAGACATGCTGTGACAAAGAAGCAGCATCCTGAACAAGCTGGTCTGAGCATGTCTGTTTAGTGGGAGGAAAGACTAACAAAGGGTCTCTACAGCAACATTAAGAcaggtgctgctgattttaTTGAAGGCACTGATTAGTTCCCGCCTCTGTGTAATGGCAGAGCTGAGGAGTTCATGTTATCACAATTGTATTTTTGACCCATTTCTAGGGTTTTATATTAAATAAGCTGTGTATGCATTTCTACCTTGTCCATCTTGAGTCTTTTCAGGTAGGATGGGCTGTCATAGCCTTTGGCCTGTCGAGCTTCCTGTAAGTGATTGATCATCCAAACATTCTTCCTTTGCTTGGCGAGGTCCAGCGGTGTTTCACCCTGACAATAAGTGACAGTCTCTTTATTAACACCAATTTTACCATTACCACACAccaatgaaaaatgtgtttgccTGTTAGGCTGTGAATAGGCCTTACCTTGATGTTCTGTGCATCAACATTGGCATTGgcatccagcagcagactgatgacTGTTGTGTTGCCGGCCAGCACAGCCCAATGCAGTGCCGTGTTCTTGTGATATTTGTCACCCAGGTTGACGGAAACGTTGAAGGTCAGTAGCAGCCGGGTGGGATCCACACTGTCAcccagaaaaaagaaaaaaaatcaagttaaGATGTGCCATCTGGAGTGATAAACAAGCCTGTTGCATTTCTATGATTAGcttttaataacaaaaaaaatgttttggatTACAAAGCATAGCAATCAGGGAATTTTCATATAAAGCTAAGAGCTGACTTCACCATGTAAGTACTCTGTCCGATGGCTCATTAAAACATAAAGAAGTtatgtgtgtggctgcagtcagCAGAAACATGCCCTAGCTTTAAGTGTGTTTCTTTCTTACACTAGTAGCAAGAGAACGTGTATGAAAGAATGCATTCACTGGTTGTAAAAAGTGAACTCGCCATTTTAGTTACATACACCCTGCAAGATACCAAAAAAGTATCAACTGTACAAAtgcacacacctgtgtgtcctGTAGGCAGCCCACATCAGAGGTGTCATGCCATTCTGATCCATCATATCCACATCCTGTTTAGGAAACAACATTATCACTGAAAGAGGATAAAGTAGCAGTGGAGAAGggacaaaaggaaaaagagacGATAGCGCGCCCCCTGATGGAGAGAACTGAAATAACATGCTTTGAAAACAGTATCCCCCACTGAGGCATTCAAAGCCCaagtgacacagacacaaaacagaaaagaagaacacaGGGGTGTTGCGTTGTATAAAGGTCTAAATCAgcaacacttttttaaaatgtcctgGTGGAACACACTAATCTAGAAACCTGTCAGACAAGCATATTCTCTGCTGTGAAAAAGAATGCACTTTGTGCATTTGTTGATTATCTGTCGTCGCCTTCTTTTACGTTTCCTACCTGTCCTTTGGCAATAAGGTAGGCCACAATGGAGGTGTGGCCGAACTGGGCGGCCAGATGGACGCAGCTGCAGCCCTCGCCGTCGATCAAAGATGGATCTGCGCCATACTTCATGAGCTGCACCACCATGGAGAGATGGCCTTGTCTACGAGAGGgtgaacaaacaataaagaaTGAAGAATAATTAAAATACTGCAAAATGTATTTGGATTCCATATCTTTATCTTCATATCTTCTAATTTCATTCACAAGATGTTGCCAAATGATTTTTTTGCTTCCTCTCTAAAGATAAGAAAGGTTTGAAACTACACTGATaacaatgacatttttttttgttctgttgcCTGACTGAATTCTACAaacactttcacacaaacaggagTTCCTGCAGTTATGCAGACAGTGAAGGCTGAGGGCTATATTTTAAAGGTCAGTGACAGCTGGAGGGACTACTAGTGTGGAGGTGGTTTTGCGGTGGGTGACACAGGACTCCTGAATGTCTGTGTAGAAGCAATGGTGCAGATGCCTGTTGTCGATGCTATCAATAATTCAGAAGGAGACAGCATCATGCCCCCCCCCTGTTGGCTTGGGTATGTGTTGGATCTCATGTGACTCGTGCCCCCCTCTACAGTGAACAGTGAGTGGTCATTACAAAGAAAGGAAACAAGAGCCTTTCAACAGTAGATTTATGAAGGTGGGTGTATGCTAAGAAGGAGAAGATGGTGGTGAATAGTTTTGGTCATAAATGTAGGTTTGGTGAGGTGGTTGAGAGAGAGATACTAAAAAAGCTGATCTGATCTCTTGAGGCTGAATGACCCTGGCTTTTGGCATAATGGATAACTATTGCTTAACAATCTTATTGATCAAAACAACAATGAAATAATCCTAAAATGTACTGACATTTAGGGAAGTAAAAACTGCACATACAAGAGGAAAaggataaaaacatttaatgcaTAGGATGAACAGAAAATTATTACACATGGACAGTCAGTGCTGTTTGTTACCTGGTGGCCCAGTGAAGAGGAGTGGAGTTGAGGTCTCCTCCCAGTTGGTCAACTATGGCTCCTTTTGATATGtagtacctgcacacacaattCCCATCATTAGATGAAACACGGTATTTTGTGTACACATATGTCAGACTTTTGATTATCGTATGACTATTCtatataaacacatgtaaatGATTAGATAGCTGGCTGTCTAATCAGTCCACAAGTACTGCTATGATAGTACTGCTATCAACCATTGGCACTAATAGAATTTTGTTGGTGTTCTTCAGCAAGAGGGCATGTCAAAAAATTTTTGACATGCTCAGAGAACCAAGGGTGATAAAGCACATGATGACTATGGGTTTGACTCCAGGCAAACTGAAACATTGCCACCTTACAGAGCTAATTGGTACAAAGGGTGACAAAGAGTGTCAGGATCTACCAGTAGCACCTACGTAAGACATTTATGTTGACTTAAAATATGGCTCCGTAATTAAAATTACATCTGCCTTTTAGCCGCATAATATGCATCAACACTCTCAAGAGATGTCACCTCAGAGGGTGACTAGATACTTCCACTAATGGGGTAGCAACACAGTGGAAGGTTGACACACAATGAAATCTGGGCAGgcatataaaaaaacaatttgtcTATGAATGCTTGAAATCTTTATTTAGATTAAGATCAGATCATCTCTAACTTCTAGACTAGCACCACCaccaaacataaaaacaaatcttaGTTGATTCCACTTGACTCACTTGACCAAGTCTATCCTGTTGTTGATGGCAGCCCAGTGGAGGAGTGTTACGTTTTCTTTGTCTGGCTGCCGAACGTCGAAGCCCGCCTCCACCAGCTCCCTGCAGCGTTCAAAGATGCCGTACCTGAGGCAGAGGGATGGAGTGGGATTAACTATTACTTGCATAGaaatacatgcacaaacacaaaaaacagggtaaatactttaaataaaaccTCCTCTGCTTTTTAAGACAACTTAAAAACACATATTCAGACATAAACAGGACACCCACATATGTTGCATAAATTAGCAAGTGTATATTTGTAACCTCAGATCCAAATACAAAAAATCTGTTGTCAAATGTAGCAGctcaaaaaaaaataagtctTATCAGGAAATGTCCACAATTCTTTTCTAACCAACAATAAATCCTGTCATCATTCTCTTAACTTGAAAATTACTTCCTTATCATACAATGAATATGAACCACATGGCATATTCGTTGTAgctgtgacaaaaacacataaataagcAAGTAAACATGCTGCCACTCCAGTAATAATACAGGCTCCTATTAGACCAGACGGCAATTAGTAAACAATGCCACCTTCATAAATCAAAACACTGGGAAGAGTGTGACactgacacaacacaaacacacacacaaaccacttACTGTGTGGCTTTGACAATGTCCCAGGTGCTGTAGTCATCCACATGGTTTTTACGGCTGACATTCTCGCTGTAGCCATGGTTGTAATGACTCTGGGGTTTGATTTCCTGAAAGGAAACACGAAGCATAAGTACAAATGTGAAGAAATCACATCACAAATGGTTATGTTTCCTGAATGTTCAGTTACAACGTTGTTGGAAGTATTCTGTGAAAGCTATAATGCCTTTAAGCAAGCCTGCAACTTTTCCTACAAGGATGATGGCACATGGAAACTatggagacaaacaaacattttgtgtagGATTTTTGTTGTTGAATCGATCTTCAAACTGCAACTTCTAGGGTTTCAGATTGATACCAGTTGCATGGAAAGGCGCAATCACTagttttgttattattaatctCATTTACTGCTATGGTAAAAAAATATCAGCTGCAAAgtctatatatatacattacaactaaaataatgaaaaacacatttttagaaATGGTCAGAAAGTGTACTCTAATATGATAGCTACACATGATAGCATTATGAAGGGTTTTCCAAAGGGCAGCATGACAGAAGCACACTACACGCTACAGAGAGGAGTCCCTGCAGCACCACACTATTACACCAAACTAAactgaaaaaaggaaaatgaaggCAGCAAGAGACAGTGTTCTGgagtcctgcagctgctgaagatctaatctgtcacacagacacgGTGCACTGTGCTGCTCACATTAAATTAACCTCCATAGCAAAACCACAGAAACCACAATTAGCCTCCATCAGCCGGAAATGCAGACTGCATCTGGTAAACATAGGACACCTGCCCTGCCTTTAGTCAACCTTACCTGTAACTTTGTGGAGGGGAAGAACTGAACTGCTTCACGTTTAGGCATACAACGAATCATAAGTGAGGTTTTTTCTCCTGACCAAACAAACTCTGTTTAATATGTAGTCAGTGCACCAGTGCAATCATGATTCAtgactaaataaatacaatcaACCTTGAcgttataaagaaaaaaatacagtatttcCACCATAAGATCTCAATATTTAATCCACCTTTTAAGCAGACATTTAAACCGTTTGAGCTGCTGCTCACGTGCatgaaaaaaggagaaataaTGAGACAGTCTCTGGGGGGGCTGAGGATATTGGCAGGCTTGTGCAGAGCTGTTAGGCAGCCTGAGGCAAGAGCTTGGGGCAACAGAGACTATGAGCTGTACCATGTTGCCTCAGAGTTCAGCTTGGGCCAAAGGGATGCCATCTATGCTGTCACTAGGGAATGGTTGTGGTAAAACAAGATAGCAAATACACTTGTATGTAAACTCTCACATATGGTAAAAACAGACTTAATTTTATATTACAGGCTTATGCAAAAATGTCTTATGCCTTTGAGAAGGCAGAAAAATGTcctttataaatatatacagtttTTAAAAACGTATGCAAATATGTTAAACCTGATCTATGGCAATGACAGCTGTCACTTGAGCTTGTTACAGATCACCACTGCAACAAAGATTGGCCAGACTTTCCAAGGTTTGCagattttttcctctttttctattttctatCTGTGTTCAAATAACCTGCATAAACGTACAAATTGAAAACAGAAATTAGAtcggaggatggaggaggactTGGGAAGATGACCAGCTCATTTTTTTCTACTCTACAAGTGAAAATGTTGCCAAGAGGTGTTTCTGCTTTTCATTGCCAAGTTCTGGTCATTTTACAAATCCATGATCTATTTCAACTATCTCATGTGCTATTCAGACTTTTTTAGCTGccaaagaaaagagagggggggggggggtgctgagTTTTTTTCCTTACAACAGGCTGACAAACAGAAGCCCCGGAAATATGAGGAACTCAAGGCCTCTTCCTTCAGCTGGATATTCAATTGAGGGAGAGTGTGTATAATTCTTCTGCTGGAAATCTGCTTTCCTGTCATTGGAGGGACTGGGGGTAGAGGGTTCAGCTTTACACCCTCAGACGCCAGATGTTAAATCACTTTCTCCAGTGACCATGTCCGTGTGTGGAGATAACCTTTGACCCCTTCATCATTGCCATCATTGCAGCCTCTCCTCTCACTCCTCACCCACTTGCCATTAAAAAGCTGAGGATAGCACTTGTTATTAAAATGATGTTCTGCAACCTGtgtatttttaagttttttatcTATGTGCTGGTGAGGAGTGTAACAATTAGAACTGTAATGAAATTAGCAATTAAACAGATTATCCATTGATTTTAGGCTTTTTAGTGAGGCAGCAGGCCCTGTCAGTGGGACATATGGCAACCACTGCCCAGGGCTAAAAATGTCTAACAGTACCactgaaaatgcatttttattggACTATATCAACAGTAGTTATTGTGGAAATGGTTCAAAAAGAACATCCAGTTCTTAGTGAGACCAACAATCAGATTTAATCTggcacaataataataacaatttttttgttgtatctgttgTGACAGTAGAGGCTATATTGCACTGTCATCTTGCTGGATATAGCCATAAGCTTACCCTCAAATTCAATCTGGAATTAAATTTCAATATTCAAGGCACAGTTGTAATGTGAAATCAAAAATGGATGAGGAGGACCCAATTTCTATGAGGGAAATAATGAGAATGCTTCcagcaaacaaaatgtgcaCACAAGTGAAGCATCAAATCAAGTAACTGAGAATGTCTGCCTTGACGTGCTTTTAAGAACCCGCATTTGCATTTTCAATTGATTGGAACGCCAAAACATTTATTCTTTACAGTCCTCGAGAAAGGAAATGTTTGTATTTGACAGGCTGAACTCGTTCAAAGAAGACATAAAAAGGTGAAAGGCTTTTTTGAGTGCAACTAAACTTCTGATGCTTTAATTCAGGTGCATCATCCATTTAGCCTCACATGCCTCTTACTACAATCTAGAGGATGACCCACATTCCAAGCAGCGCACTGCTAAAAAGAAGAGCAACTATAAGCCCAGCAGGAAATTAAGAGAATTTACAACAATGCTACTACTGTCTGATAAACTTTATTATGTGCTGCCAAAAAAGGTCAATTTAAAAGCTCTGTGCAAGGATTAATGAAGCTGATGGCACCTTAAGATTGATTGCAGTTTACTtttttcaatcaatcaatcaatcaatcaatcaatcaatcaatggcATGTGCACAATGTACAATGAAATTAGGATCCCCTGGTGGATTCATATAAAACAGGTCTGGAGTAAAATAATCCTTGGAAAAGCAGAAGTCAGTGGTATTTTCTctatacagtatacagtatagACTGTAGTGGGTGTATTATCAGCCAACAATGACACACCCTTCCTGTATTTTTGTGTCCATGTACTTATGTCTATAAAATGTACTGGCACCATCTAGAACACTGAATCCTCAATCACATCCTCAGTCTCTTTGTATTCACAGTCAAATGACATCCACACAAAGAAATAGCTAATACAAATAGCTAACAGTAAGGTCAAGGGGACAAAAACCAAATGGTATAGTTCTGTAGTACAAAATGATTTTAATCTGATCTCAAGCAAGCCGATTGCATCTGTGCAGGCCTCCCATGTGTTATGGTACCACAGAGAGGAAGTAGGTCTATCATGCAAGTTTAGCCGTGACACTACCCTGTCATACAAAAGCAGAAATAACAGCAATCTTTTTACATGTATAGATGACTAGGTGGTCCAGTAAGTAATGAGGGCACAGAGATACCAACACTGTGTGTAAGAATAGTATTTCtacttaaataaatgtttttgtagCTTTCAAAAGACCAGGTGTTCGTGCTGAGGGGGAGGTAACAAGAGCCAAATCCATGCCGTTTTCATTCTCTCGACACCATTACAGTCACTGTACTGTaatgtctgactgtctgtctctcattgATTTCAGACAAGTTAAATTACATTCATATGCCCATATAGTAACTTTGAATCAAATGATCATTACAGAGACACTGGTTCACCAAGACCAAGCACTGTGACCTACATGCAGCTCAGGTTGGGAGGGTTGTGGGATGACATATGTTGAGTGACTCCAATTAACTGCCAAC
This region of Parambassis ranga chromosome 2, fParRan2.1, whole genome shotgun sequence genomic DNA includes:
- the zdhhc17 gene encoding palmitoyltransferase ZDHHC17 — translated: MADAMEEYEKEAGCVPILHPEEIKPQSHYNHGYSENVSRKNHVDDYSTWDIVKATQYGIFERCRELVEAGFDVRQPDKENVTLLHWAAINNRIDLVKYYISKGAIVDQLGGDLNSTPLHWATRQGHLSMVVQLMKYGADPSLIDGEGCSCVHLAAQFGHTSIVAYLIAKGQDVDMMDQNGMTPLMWAAYRTHSVDPTRLLLTFNVSVNLGDKYHKNTALHWAVLAGNTTVISLLLDANANVDAQNIKGETPLDLAKQRKNVWMINHLQEARQAKGYDSPSYLKRLKMDKEFRQKVMLGTPFVVIWLVGFIADLDIDSWLIKGIMYTGVWVAVQFLSKAFFDHSMHSALPLGIYLATKFWMYTTWFYWFWNDLPFATVHVPFLINTMALFYNFGKSWKSDPGIIKASEEQKKKTIVELAETGSLDLSIFCSTCLIRKPIRSKHCAVCNRCIAKFDHHCPWVGNCVGSGNHRYFMGYLFFLLCMICWMMYGCISYWKLHCATSYAKDGFWLYLTQIASCSPWMFWMFLNSVFHFMWVAVLIMCQLYQIAALGITTNERMNARRYKHFKVTATSIESPFNHGCIRNLIDFFEIRCCGLIRPVAVDWTTQYTIEYDQTSGSGYQLV